Below is a window of Sporosarcina ureae DNA.
ATTGCCATAAAGGCAAAAAAGCGCCTTTATGGCAATTCCTCCAACATCTGTCGAGGCTACCAAGGCGCTTTCAGCTTTTAATTATACTCGTTGTACTTTGCCTGATTTAAGAGCTCTTGCAGAGACCCAAACGCGTTTAGGTTTGCCGTCTATTAGGATTCTAACTTTTTGAAGGTTAGCGCCCCAAGTGCGCTTGCTAGAGTTCAGAGCGTGTGAACGAGAGTTACCAGCACGAGCTTTTCGTCCAGTTATAACACATTGTTTAGCCATTTTAGTTCCTCCTCGTGAATTATTTAGCGATTCACGTTACAATTCGCATACTATAGTACTTTATCATAAGCGTTGAATCGATGCAACAATTTATTTTGATACTTTCAAGGTTTTTTCCTTTACACTATCTTTTAATGGTTTCAATACTTTCATTCTTGATGAATTACCGTATAATGTACGTATGATGTATCTAGGGATGGGGAGGAGAAGAGGAATGTCAATCGAACTTAAAAATGAGCATGGAACGATAGATATTACGAATGATGTAATTGCACAAGTAGTCGGTGAGGCTGCGGTCGAGTGTTATGGAATTGTGGGGATGGCTTCCCAACACCAAATTCGCGATGGGCTTACGGAAATCCTCCGCAAAGAAAACTTTTCTCGTGGCGTGATTGT
It encodes the following:
- the rpmB gene encoding 50S ribosomal protein L28, coding for MAKQCVITGRKARAGNSRSHALNSSKRTWGANLQKVRILIDGKPKRVWVSARALKSGKVQRV
- a CDS encoding Asp23/Gls24 family envelope stress response protein, producing the protein MSIELKNEHGTIDITNDVIAQVVGEAAVECYGIVGMASQHQIRDGLTEILRKENFSRGVIVRNEGDAFHIDIYVIMSYGTKITEVAYQVQSKVQYIVKTTLGLSVSSINIFVQGVRVTNV